A genomic window from Glycine max cultivar Williams 82 chromosome 17, Glycine_max_v4.0, whole genome shotgun sequence includes:
- the LOC100779487 gene encoding expansin-like B1 has translation MELSFKHQLGLACVVLLLPALCSSQDSFTDSRATYYGSPDCYGNPRGACGFGEYGRTVNDGSVAGVSRLWRNGSGCGACYQARCKIPQYCDENGAYVVVTDYGEGDRTDFIMSPRAYSRLGRNADASAELFKYGVVDIEYRRVPCSYTGYNVVFKVHEHSRNPDYFAVVVLYVDGTYDVTAVELFQQDCQEWKPMRRAFGAMFDYSNPPNGEIYLRFQVSGSAGLYWVQSKNAISGDWKAGATYDTNVQLN, from the exons ATGGAACTTAGTTTTAAGCACCAACTTGGCCTTGCTTGTGTTGTACTTCTTTTACCTGCATTGTGTAGCTCACAGGACTCTTTTACTGACTCCAGAGCAACATATTATGGTAGCCCTGATTGCTATGGGAATCCAA ggGGAGCTTGTGGCTTTGGCGAATATGGAAGGACTGTGAATGATGGAAGTGTGGCAGGAGTGTCTAGGCTATGGAGGAATGGAAGTGGTTGTGGTGCATGCTATCAG GCAAGGTGCAAAATACCACAATACTGTGATGAAAATGGAGCATATGTGGTGGTAACAGACTATGGTGAAGGAGACAGAACAGACTTCATAATGAGTCCACGCGCCTACTCGAGATTGGGACGCAACGCGGATGCATCTGCAGAGTTGTTCAAATACGGTGTAGTGGATATTGAATACAGAAGGGTCCCCTGCAGTTACACTGGTTATAACGTGGTGTTTAAGGTTCATGAACACAGCAGAAACCCTGACTACTTTGCTGTTGTGGTTCTCTATGTTGATGGAACATACGATGTCACTGCTGTTGAGTTGTTTCAG CAAGATTGCCAagaatggaagccaatgcgcaGGGCATTTGGGGCAATGTTTGACTATAGCAACCCACCAAACGGTGAGATCTACTTGAGGTTCCAAGTGAGTGGCAGTGCAGGGCTTTATTGGGTACAGTCCAAGAATGCTATCTCTGGTGATTGGAAGGCCGGAGCAACATATGACACCAATGTTCAGCTTAATTAG